One window from the genome of Candidatus Yanofskybacteria bacterium encodes:
- a CDS encoding GIY-YIG nuclease family protein, with amino-acid sequence MHWLYIIKSKENGELYIGSTGNLVKRLAEHNTGKSRATTRYKPWFFVYIEGYFSKDDALHRERNLKYFGKVYAQLKRRIKNSLQGAEKVRG; translated from the coding sequence ATGCACTGGTTATACATAATTAAAAGTAAGGAAAATGGAGAATTATATATCGGCAGCACAGGAAATTTAGTGAAAAGACTGGCCGAACATAATACTGGCAAATCTAGAGCTACGACCAGATATAAACCATGGTTTTTTGTTTATATTGAAGGCTATTTTTCTAAGGATGATGCCTTGCATCGCGAACGGAATCTGAAATACTTTGGCAAAGTCTATGCCCAATTAAAAAGACGTATTAAAAATAGCCTTCAGGGTGCTGAAAAGGTGCGGGGTTGA
- the panB gene encoding 3-methyl-2-oxobutanoate hydroxymethyltransferase, translating into MSDEKNAIPLQSKIKRVTIKTLHDMKKKRPEPEIICALSIYDSLHARLFDRAGGDMIIVGDSVGMTLQGRANTLPVTMDEMVMFTQAVRRGTDRLFVVGDMPLGSYEVSNEEAVRNALRFVKEAGCNAVKVETNLDYIDRIRVIASACLVVAHIGLNPNKAEMLGGYRTQGKTRESFLELSKVIVEAEKAGACIILIESVTEEIAEMLKSKVNIPVFGIAAGRKLDGQLVISSDLLGFFEWPGNPPIHFEKYLTERQGITIGDVTLDAFRWYVKAVKEKRFPSDKHVHHISADELSQVLQTNNNSSA; encoded by the coding sequence GTGTCTGACGAAAAAAATGCCATTCCTCTCCAATCGAAAATCAAGCGGGTGACCATTAAAACCTTGCATGACATGAAGAAAAAAAGACCGGAGCCGGAAATTATTTGTGCTTTGAGCATCTATGATTCTTTACATGCCCGGCTATTTGACAGGGCTGGCGGAGATATGATTATTGTCGGCGATTCTGTAGGTATGACTTTGCAGGGTAGAGCTAACACCCTGCCGGTAACAATGGATGAAATGGTTATGTTTACCCAAGCTGTAAGAAGGGGCACGGATAGATTATTTGTTGTTGGTGATATGCCCTTGGGTTCGTATGAGGTTTCAAACGAAGAAGCGGTGCGTAATGCTTTGCGCTTTGTCAAAGAAGCGGGTTGTAACGCAGTGAAGGTGGAAACCAATCTTGATTACATTGACCGCATCAGAGTTATTGCCAGCGCCTGTTTGGTGGTGGCGCATATCGGTTTAAATCCCAACAAAGCCGAGATGCTTGGAGGTTACAGGACGCAAGGTAAGACAAGAGAAAGCTTTTTGGAATTAAGCAAGGTAATTGTTGAAGCTGAAAAAGCGGGTGCCTGTATAATTTTAATAGAATCGGTTACGGAAGAAATAGCCGAAATGCTAAAGTCCAAAGTTAATATTCCAGTATTTGGCATTGCCGCCGGTCGCAAGCTTGATGGCCAGCTTGTCATCAGTTCTGATTTACTTGGATTTTTCGAATGGCCGGGCAACCCCCCGATTCACTTTGAAAAATATCTTACAGAAAGACAGGGCATTACGATCGGTGATGTTACCCTGGATGCTTTTCGCTGGTATGTCAAAGCCGTAAAGGAAAAAAGATTTCCAAGCGACAAACATGTCCATCACATTTCAGCCGACGAGTTAAGTCAAGTGTTACAAACCAATAACAATTCATCAGCCTAA
- a CDS encoding glycosyltransferase produces MEKMKPTLTVIMPAYNELKNLRGAFISATGALKIAGISDYEIIIITNTKRDGSHDGTPYVAEQIVKEDSRVRHIHNNSYVGLGFKFRQGIGDARKSFITWVPGDNENIEESVAGIFRHIGEADMITSYTSNTQVRKWKRRFVSRCFTEFCNLLFGLRLKYYNGICIYPTKLLQKVPTKSDNFAYMAEIIIYLVKSGVRYKEVPMEIKPTAISSSFKLKSVFEALGTIALLFWNIHFKRTRIKIGSIN; encoded by the coding sequence ATGGAAAAAATGAAACCAACATTAACCGTAATAATGCCGGCCTACAATGAGCTTAAAAATCTTAGGGGGGCTTTTATAAGCGCAACCGGGGCCCTTAAAATAGCCGGTATTTCTGATTACGAAATAATAATCATAACCAACACGAAGCGTGATGGTAGCCACGACGGTACGCCGTATGTTGCCGAACAAATCGTGAAGGAAGATTCCAGGGTTAGGCATATTCATAACAACTCTTACGTGGGCTTGGGTTTTAAATTTAGACAAGGCATTGGAGATGCCCGGAAGAGCTTCATAACTTGGGTGCCGGGCGATAATGAAAATATTGAGGAGTCCGTTGCCGGCATCTTCAGACATATCGGCGAAGCCGATATGATTACCAGTTATACTTCCAACACTCAAGTCAGGAAATGGAAAAGACGTTTTGTGTCCAGATGTTTTACTGAGTTTTGTAATTTGCTGTTTGGTTTGAGATTGAAGTATTACAACGGTATTTGTATTTATCCGACGAAACTACTCCAAAAAGTGCCGACGAAGTCCGATAATTTTGCATACATGGCCGAGATTATTATTTACTTGGTCAAATCCGGAGTTAGATACAAAGAGGTTCCAATGGAAATCAAACCCACTGCAATCTCATCTTCCTTTAAGTTAAAAAGTGTTTTTGAAGCTTTGGGCACTATCGCTTTGTTATTTTGGAATATTCATTTTAAGAGGACAAGGATTAAAATTGGTTCAATAAATTAA
- a CDS encoding B12-binding domain-containing radical SAM protein translates to MADKILFVVNNVDYIDPMGVMLMSALAKREGFATFLTVLSQDDLGEELKRIKPDIVAHCSVKTGEQQFFLKANDKIKDYSKSIVTIMGGPHPTFNPDIIEESLIDAVGMGECDVAWPKLLKALRDREDTSNIPNIFTRDSWLSKWKNETEANRNRFRHKLTHPLDGLPFYDREIVYSKTHLGKFPMRCFMSSWGCPFECTYCFEPKTNAQQRGLGPIYRRYSPRRLCAELKELKNRYSTQFIKFYDDMFVLSRSVDPWLAEFAEIYPQEVGLPFFCLTRCNVLTRENLTVLKKAGLHSITMSIESGNDYIREKVIKRHMTRPEIEEAFALCNEMGVKTFANSILAIPVKKEIMAEQDKTPIDYDFDSLELNLKSRVTFGEFSPVYPYPGCELSEYVVENGWFDYTDFGKLHASYQNESPLNCFTPLEKRMQSNMSLLGTVFLAFPFLYSRKFAEFLFKLPLAKLYFILYFFVKGYLNVFKIYPMKFSVVSLLLNIRRSIALEYKKHAPGERIYESKRTMSQATTPMLGGLPQGGLIPPPPKPKKKDDIFKIID, encoded by the coding sequence ATGGCCGACAAAATTCTTTTTGTTGTAAATAACGTTGATTACATTGACCCGATGGGAGTGATGCTAATGTCGGCCTTGGCCAAACGGGAGGGATTCGCGACATTTCTAACCGTTTTAAGTCAGGACGACTTGGGCGAGGAATTGAAGCGTATTAAACCGGATATAGTCGCGCATTGCAGTGTCAAAACCGGCGAACAACAGTTTTTTCTAAAAGCCAACGACAAAATAAAGGATTATTCAAAAAGCATCGTTACGATAATGGGCGGTCCTCACCCGACCTTCAACCCTGACATTATTGAAGAAAGCCTAATTGATGCCGTTGGTATGGGCGAATGCGATGTTGCCTGGCCCAAACTCCTTAAGGCGTTACGGGACAGAGAAGACACAAGCAACATACCAAATATCTTTACCAGAGATTCCTGGCTTTCTAAATGGAAAAATGAAACTGAAGCAAATCGTAATCGTTTTAGACACAAATTGACCCACCCTTTGGATGGCCTGCCTTTTTATGACAGAGAGATTGTTTACAGTAAAACTCATCTTGGCAAATTTCCAATGCGCTGTTTTATGAGTTCCTGGGGCTGTCCGTTTGAATGCACCTATTGTTTTGAGCCAAAAACGAATGCCCAACAGCGCGGTCTGGGTCCGATATATAGGAGATACTCTCCAAGACGATTATGCGCCGAACTTAAAGAATTAAAAAATAGATATTCCACCCAGTTCATTAAGTTTTATGATGATATGTTCGTTTTGAGCCGGAGCGTTGATCCTTGGCTTGCCGAATTTGCCGAAATTTACCCTCAAGAAGTCGGCTTGCCGTTTTTCTGCTTAACGCGATGTAATGTTTTGACCAGAGAGAATCTTACCGTCCTCAAGAAGGCCGGCCTTCATTCAATAACAATGTCCATTGAGTCAGGTAATGATTATATCAGAGAAAAAGTTATAAAACGCCATATGACTCGGCCTGAAATTGAAGAGGCCTTTGCGCTTTGCAATGAAATGGGCGTAAAAACTTTTGCTAATTCAATTTTGGCTATTCCGGTAAAAAAGGAAATAATGGCCGAACAAGATAAAACCCCGATTGATTACGATTTTGATTCCCTGGAATTGAATCTCAAATCAAGAGTTACTTTTGGAGAATTTTCGCCGGTATATCCCTACCCAGGCTGTGAGCTTTCAGAATATGTAGTGGAAAACGGCTGGTTTGACTATACTGACTTTGGAAAACTTCACGCGAGTTATCAAAACGAGAGTCCGTTAAATTGTTTTACCCCACTGGAAAAAAGAATGCAAAGCAACATGTCGTTGCTGGGAACGGTATTTCTCGCTTTCCCGTTCTTATATTCCAGGAAATTTGCCGAATTTCTGTTCAAACTGCCGCTGGCAAAACTTTATTTTATTTTATACTTTTTCGTTAAGGGTTATCTAAATGTTTTCAAAATATATCCGATGAAATTTTCAGTTGTTAGCCTTTTGTTAAATATCCGCAGAAGCATAGCGTTAGAGTACAAGAAACATGCTCCCGGCGAGCGTATTTATGAATCCAAGAGGACCATGTCTCAAGCGACTACGCCCATGCTTGGCGGTTTGCCGCAAGGCGGACTGATACCTCCACCGCCAAAGCCAAAAAAGAAAGACGACATTTTTAAGATAATTGATTAA
- a CDS encoding thiamine pyrophosphate-binding protein, whose protein sequence is MKLSDYVIHFLADLGLKHVFVLTGGYAVNLIDSFHKEPRLKHICVNHEQVGAMAAEAYSRFAGFGAMISTNAPGALNLLNGIDGAWNDSIPCIFICGQVVRERWNRSKDVTSHGREIVDMVTIAGSVTKYAQYVEDPENIKYYMETAVSIANEGRPGPVLLEIPLDVQKANVEPEKLVGFNPDPDAHLRLQKVGPQNQDKISTKITEALAMIKEAKRPVVLLGGGLRLSGTIEQARIFIESLGIPTVATWAAFDNMPHNHPLYLGNIGSYGNRRANFTVQNADLVIALGARLNVRQTGGSPNTFARDAKKIMVDIDEFELARARVKVDLPIKCDLRDFFDLLFGQNKYLPKLNIDCWRNQTTTYKILYTEVLPEYYKQKNSVNVYVFLKTLSNMIDASVPAVTDCGGNLIWTMQAFEVKDGQRVFSNMGLSSMGYSLAASIGVCLANDKKPTVCIIGDGGFQVHIQELETIKRLGLPIKVFVLNNHSYGIIKQTIESWFGIASTEELEKRCLAVSSRDGYSCPDFLKVARAYGIANLRIGSHAEMESGIREALDYNGPIVCDVVLDEHQKITPRLEFGNPLEDQHPLLPREELKKVMLIDVLKNNEEEWMQGI, encoded by the coding sequence CCGATTTGGGCTTGAAACATGTTTTTGTGCTGACGGGCGGTTATGCCGTTAATCTGATTGACTCATTCCACAAAGAACCGAGATTGAAACATATCTGTGTTAATCATGAACAGGTTGGGGCCATGGCGGCCGAGGCCTACTCTCGTTTTGCCGGTTTTGGCGCTATGATCAGCACTAATGCGCCGGGGGCACTGAATCTGCTTAATGGCATAGATGGCGCGTGGAATGATTCTATTCCCTGTATTTTTATCTGTGGGCAGGTAGTTAGGGAGAGATGGAACCGCAGCAAAGACGTTACTTCACATGGCCGCGAGATTGTAGATATGGTTACCATTGCCGGTTCGGTTACCAAGTATGCCCAATATGTGGAAGACCCGGAGAATATAAAATATTATATGGAGACAGCCGTTTCTATTGCCAACGAAGGCAGACCGGGACCGGTGCTCCTTGAGATTCCTTTGGATGTGCAAAAAGCAAATGTTGAGCCGGAAAAACTGGTTGGTTTTAATCCGGATCCGGATGCGCATTTAAGATTGCAAAAAGTTGGACCGCAAAACCAAGACAAGATTTCCACTAAAATTACAGAAGCTCTGGCAATGATTAAAGAAGCCAAACGTCCAGTTGTTTTGCTGGGCGGCGGGTTAAGACTATCAGGCACAATTGAACAGGCGCGAATATTTATTGAATCTCTCGGCATTCCAACTGTTGCCACTTGGGCCGCTTTTGACAATATGCCGCATAACCATCCGCTTTATCTGGGCAATATTGGCAGTTACGGGAACAGGCGGGCTAATTTTACCGTTCAAAACGCAGATTTGGTTATTGCTCTTGGAGCGCGCTTAAATGTCAGACAAACCGGCGGCAGTCCGAACACATTCGCGCGAGACGCTAAAAAAATCATGGTTGATATTGATGAATTTGAGCTGGCAAGGGCGAGAGTCAAAGTTGACCTGCCAATCAAATGCGATTTGCGTGACTTCTTTGACCTTTTGTTCGGTCAAAACAAATATCTCCCAAAGCTTAATATTGACTGTTGGCGCAATCAAACAACGACTTACAAAATCTTATACACGGAAGTTTTACCTGAATATTATAAGCAAAAAAATTCTGTTAACGTTTATGTTTTTTTAAAAACACTTTCTAATATGATAGATGCTTCTGTTCCGGCAGTTACGGACTGCGGCGGAAACCTTATCTGGACAATGCAGGCCTTTGAGGTAAAAGATGGCCAAAGAGTTTTTTCTAATATGGGTTTGTCGTCCATGGGCTATTCGCTTGCCGCGAGCATCGGTGTTTGCCTTGCCAACGACAAAAAACCAACTGTTTGTATAATCGGAGACGGGGGATTCCAGGTTCACATACAAGAATTGGAAACTATTAAGCGGTTGGGGCTGCCGATTAAAGTTTTTGTTTTGAACAACCACAGCTACGGAATCATTAAGCAGACAATTGAGTCGTGGTTTGGTATTGCAAGCACGGAAGAGCTTGAAAAAAGATGTTTGGCTGTATCATCGCGCGACGGTTATAGTTGTCCTGATTTTTTAAAAGTTGCCCGGGCTTATGGCATTGCCAATCTTAGGATCGGTAGTCATGCCGAAATGGAATCAGGAATAAGAGAAGCTTTGGATTATAATGGTCCAATCGTTTGTGATGTGGTGCTGGATGAACATCAAAAAATCACTCCGCGGCTGGAATTCGGCAATCCGCTTGAAGACCAGCATCCGCTGTTGCCAAGGGAAGAATTAAAAAAGGTTATGCTAATTGATGTTTTGAAAAATAATGAAGAAGAGTGGATGCAGGGGATATAA